A region of Arvicanthis niloticus isolate mArvNil1 chromosome 18, mArvNil1.pat.X, whole genome shotgun sequence DNA encodes the following proteins:
- the Znf23 gene encoding zinc finger protein 23 isoform X6 yields MLENYRNLASVECTATQTGNNVIKEVYEEKKNTSFELQKDFSQETYFSKTYTVGQKQEIQSAGTERERVSAIDRRAKTSFMEGGLFSQTSHLSQDHTSSTGEQYSDTRLTKNERITTEEMKHKELAEASQGSFQVNKLPEICDMEKLYQCTECGKAFSVKAKFVWHQRLHNGEKPFKCVECGKCFSYSSHYITHQTIHSGEKPYQCKVCGKAFNVNGSLVRHQRIHTGEKPYQCKECGTSFGCSSAYITHQRIHTGEKPYECSDCGKAFNVNAKLIQHQRIHTGEKPYECDVCGKGFRCSTQLRQHQSIHTGEKPHRCSECGKGFTKNAKLIQHQRVHTGEKPYACSDCGKTFSAKGKLIQHQRIHTGERPYECSECGKSFRCNSQLRQHLRIHTGEKPYACSECGKAFSVNAKLMQHRRTHTGEKPFECKACGKCFTSKRNLLDHQRTHTGEKPYQCKECGKAFSINAKLTRHQQIHTREKPFKCMECEKAFSCSSDYIVHQRIHTGEKPFQCSECGKAFHVNAHLIRHQRSHTGEKPFRCMECGKGFSLSSDCIIHQTVHTWKKPYMCNICGKTFRFSFQLSQHQDVHNEDKS; encoded by the exons ATGCTGGAGAATTACAGGAACTTGGCCTCTGTGG AATGTACTGCTACCCAGACTGGCAATAATGTGATAAAAGAAGtgtatgaagaaaaaaagaatacatcaTTTGAACTTCAGAAGGACTTTTCTCAGGAAACATACTTTTCAAAAACCTACACTGTTGGCCAAAAACAGGAAATCCAGTCAGCAGGAACTGAAAGGGAGAGGGTCAGTGCCATTGACAGAAGAGCTAAGACAAGCTTCATGGAAGGGGGTTTATTTAGTCAGACTTCACACTTGTCCCAGGATCATACCAGCTCCACTGGAGAGCAGTACTCTGATACCAGACTTACTAAGAATGAAAGAATTACTACAGAGGAAATGAAACACAAAGAATTAGCAGAGGCTTCTCAAGGTAGCTTTCAAGTTAATAAGCTTCCAGAAATCTGTGATATGGAAAAGCTCTATCAGTGTACAGAGTGTGGCAAAGCCTTCAGTGTTAAAGCCAAGTTTGTTTGGCATCAAAGACTTCATAATGGAGAGAAACCATTCAAATGTGTAGAGTGTGGGAAATGTTTCAGCTACAGTTCACACTATATCACACATCAGACAATCCACAGTGGAGAGAAGCCTTATCAGTGTAAGGTATGTGGCAAAGCCTTCAATGTTAATGGAAGTCTCGTTCGACACCAGAGGATacacacaggagagaagccctatcAGTGCAAGGAGTGTGGGACTAGCTTCGGCTGTAGTTCTGCATACATTACTCATCAGAGAATACACACGGGGGAGAAACCTTACGAGTGTAGTgactgtgggaaagccttcaaTGTTAATGCAAAACTGATTCAACATCaaagaattcacactggagagaagccttatgagtgTGATGTATGTGGAAAGGGCTTCAGGTGCAGCACCCAGCTCAGGCAGCATCAGAGTatacacactggagagaagccgcATCGCTGCAGTGAGTGTGGGAAAGGCTTCACTAAAAATGCAAAGCTCATTCAACATCAGAGAGTGCACACGGGTGAGAAACCCTATGCATGCAGTGACTGTGGAAAGACTTTTAGTGCCAAAGGGAAGTTAATCCAGCACCAGAGAATCCACACAGgggagagaccttatgaatgtagtgaatgtgggaaatcttttagGTGTAACTCCCAGCTTCGGCAGCATCTGAGAATTCATACTGGGGAGAAGCCATATGCATGCAGTGAGTGTGGGAAGGCCTTCAGTGTCAATGCGAAGCTCATGCAGCACCGGAGAActcacactggggagaagccATTCGAATGCAAGGcctgtggcaagtgctttacttcTAAAAGAAACTTGCTTGATCATCAgcgaacacatactggagagaagccgtATCAGTGTAAGGAGTGTGGGAAAGCTTTCAGTATCAATGCCAAGTTAACTAGACATCAGCAAATACACACCAGGGAGAAACCTTTCAAGTGTATGGAATGTGAGAAAGCATTCAGCTGTAGTTCTGACTATATTGTACACCagagaatccatactggagagaaaccctttcAGTGCAGTGAGTGTGGCAAAGCCTTCCATGTCAATGCTCACTTAATTAGACACCAGAGAAGCCATACTGGGGAAAAGCCTTTCAGATGCATGGAGTGTGGCAAGGGCTTCAGCCTTAGTTCTGACTGCATTATACATCAGACTGTCCATACTTGGAAGAAACCCTATATGTGTAACATATGTGGGAAAACTTTCAGGTTTAGCTTCCAACTAAGTCAGCACCAAGATGTTCACAATGAAGACAAATcctaa